A section of the Venturia canescens isolate UGA chromosome 11, ASM1945775v1, whole genome shotgun sequence genome encodes:
- the Cog1 gene encoding conserved oligomeric Golgi complex subunit 1 isoform X2 yields the protein MPGKQYVDLDINKLFEEHSIKEIEQIQRAIQLESDRKKIELRTLVGERYRDLIQAADTIAEMRETSKNVISRIADIEETFRDLQQKYLIGFKIDSSDNSSARDSDNISDSVVIQIKILMDIPEHIWSAIDNRDMLFASQLFILAQHVNYSLTFEIGQSVLAKNYPIVAKQWSIISHFRNVIFDQCNETLRSLDLSAEVAANCLAALVLLDGTSSKELLEKLISLRSQAIESIIKDENPHSVRHRIKLSVKLLSDTVILIHSCFIKMANLGQGLVSENIKKLRDVKASEMLYNLDLDNDLLEKFLPNVTKNHKPFSKEEFINVDRKEMSKILESWFSWIEKLGRTEISRLLNLVTSIRGVFNIREETLALESLENWNDITEELGLSRKNFWAVYYQPILTKRVKEIISEKWQESMNLLKSKLCQYLDEVSRSKCEFPENDLRWWVWKDSSSDIPQKLGKNMENKKKSLLMKSRGFSPNMVEVCENFDLSLEPLLKDLEQYLYESEKPRKSKDNLFSINLSSNFDKFGDRSEIQENLQNTSTTMIDELTKYFESSFLTKNPKFGRFEINVIVASRFFQAIVNLCPNLKKCFTLSKIPGLVTSNLKWQNICDHARDESSRFWSMYAHFFNEYISEHRLNFLTHSSDDRSHIYSLVSEWERVVIEEEAEEGKSIKSEIHVPYQPSVNLQKFLAAVSRDLTKIVPHTLPKKVMNEIIDNVASQLFDYYDEAAQNPNLRQKQAFQVLFDIKYVTLLMVPRENKNLMDRSIEVTNNVLAKIDPFDSDVFYPFIHINVKKGVQRSLLMFGNLVPHMEQLHSVLGSRSDYATSNGSRSMADPPGGLAICTGAPWFPPLAVTAPTRNLPLMPVSLPDKVQIAVFTSARKPQ from the exons ATGCCAGGAAAACAGTACGTCGACCTCGATATTAATAAGCTTTTCGAGGAGCATAGTATAAAGGAAATTGAGCAAATACAACGGGCCATTCAGTTAGAGAgtgatagaaagaaaatagaATTGAGAACGTTGGTCGG AGAACGTTATCGTGATTTAATTCAAGCAGCAGACACCATTGCAGAGATGAGAGAAACTTCGAAAAACGTTATTTCTCGAATTGCCGATATCGAAGAGACTTTTCGCGATTTGCAGCAGAAATATTTGATTGGTTTTAAAATTGATAGTTCAGATAATTCCAGTGCCAG AGATTCAGATAATATTTCCGACTCTGTTgtcatacaaataaaaatattgatggaCATTCCTGAGCACATTTGGTCGGCGATCGACAACAGAGACATGCTTTTTGCCTCCCAATTGTTCATACTCGCACAGCACGTTAATTACAGTTTGACATTCGAAATTGGCCAATCGGTTTTAGCAAAAAATTATCCTATCGTCGCTAAGCAGTGGAGCATCATTAGTCATTTCAGAAATGTCATCTTTGACCAGTGCAACGAAACTTTGAGGTCCTTGGATTTGTCTGCTGAG GTTGCAGCAAACTGCTTGGCAGCGCTCGTTCTTCTGGATGGGACATCGTCCAAAGAGTTGCTTGAAAAGTTGATTAGCTTGAGGAGCCAAGCTAttgaatcaataataaaagacGAAAATCCTCACAGTGTTCGTCACAGGATTAAATTAAGCGTTAAACTATTGAGCGACACTGTCATTCTcattcattcctgttttatTA AAATGGCGAATCTGGGCCAAGGTTTAGTCTCTGAGAACATTAAAAAGTTGCGGGACGTAAAAGCCTCAGAAATGTTGTACAACTTGGACTTGGACAACGATTTGTTAGAGAAATTTTTGCCAAACGTGACAAAAAATCACAAGCCGTTTTCGAAAGAAGAATTTATAAACGTAGATCGTAAAgaaatgtcgaaaattttAGAATCCTGGTTTTCCTGGATCGAAAAATTGGGAAGAACCGAAATTTCACGTTTGTTGAATTTGGTTACGTCGATTCGTGGCGTTTTTAATATACGAGAAGAAACTTTGGCTCTGGAGAGCCTGGAAAACTGGAACGATATAACCGAAGAATTGGGACtgtcgagaaaaaatttttgggcTGTTTATTATCAGCCGATATTGACGAAGCGAGTGAAGGAAATAATTTCAGAAAAATGGCAGGAATCCAtgaatttgttgaaatcaaaattgtgcCAATATTTGGACGAAGTCTCACGTTCCAAGTGCGAATTTCCAGAAAACGATTTGAGGTGGTGGGTTTGGAAAGATTCGAGTAGCGACATCCCCCAAAAACTGGGTAAAAACAtggaaaacaagaaaaaatcacTGCTCATGAAATCTCGTGGTTTCTCACCGAACATGGTCGAAGTCTGTGAAAATTTCGATCTGAGCTTAGAGCCGCTTTTAAAGGATCTCGAGCAGTATTTGTACGAGTCAGAAAAGCCGAGAAAATCGAAGGATAATTTGTTCTCCATCAATCTTTCATCAAACTTCGATAAATTTGGCGATCGTTCGGAGATTCAAGAAAATTTGCAGAACACGAGCACGACGATGATCGACGAGCTGACGAAATACTTCGAAAGCTCTTTCCTAACGAAAAATCCGAAATTCGGACGCTTCGAAATCAACGTGATCGTGGCGAGTAGATTTTTCCAAGCGATCGTCAATCTCTGCCCGAACCTCAAGAAATGTTTTACTCTCTCAAAAATTCCGGGTCTCGTTACGAGCAATCTTAAATGGCAGAACATTTGCGACCACGCGAGAGACGAAAGTTCTCGTTTTTGGTCGATGTacgcacattttttcaacgaatataTTTCCGAACACCGACTAAATTTCCTCACACACTCCAGCGACGATCGCAGCCACATTTATTCACTCGTTTCCGAATGGGAACGCGTCGTCATCGAGGAGGAAGCCGAAGAAGGAAAATCCATCAAATCGGAAATTCACGTCCCGTATCAACCGTCGGTCAATTTACAAAAGTTTTTAGCAGCAGTCTCCAGGGATTTGACCAAAATAGTTCCACATACTTTGCCAAA aaAAGTCATGAACGAAATAATCGACAATGTGGCCAGCCAATTATTCGATTACTACGACGAGGCAGCCCAGAATCCAAATTTGAGGCAAAAACAAGCGTTTCAAGTGCTGTTCGATATCAAATACGTCACTCTGCTGATGGTTCcccgtgaaaataaaaatttaatggaCAGATCCATCGAAGTTACGAATAACGTGCTTGCCAAAATCGATCCTTTCGACTCCGACGTTTTCTACCCATTCATTCACATCAATGTGAAGAAAGGTGTTCAACGATCGTTG